One window of the Methanocaldococcus vulcanius M7 genome contains the following:
- a CDS encoding calcium/sodium antiporter — MLILGIGYFLLGLILLYYGSDWFVLGGERIAKHFNVSNFVIGATIMAIGTSLPEILTSAYASYMHAPGISVGNAIGSCICNLGLVLGVSAIISPIVVDNHLKKNVLVYLLFVIFTAIIGYDGFSPIDGILLLILFVLYLKWTIKNGSIGIELEEKNVKEDTSIAFSLVLLIIGLVGVLVGAEFFVEGAKKIAISLNISDKIIGFTLVAFGTSLPELMVSLAAAKRNLGSMVLGNVVGSNIADIGGALAMGSLFMYLPAENLQMLILLIMSLLLYLFARYSKIGRWQGMLFIILYVIAIASLGMG; from the coding sequence ATGCTAATTTTAGGAATAGGTTATTTTCTACTTGGGCTCATTTTGTTATATTATGGGAGCGATTGGTTTGTGTTAGGAGGAGAAAGGATAGCAAAGCATTTTAATGTTTCAAATTTTGTTATTGGAGCCACGATTATGGCTATTGGAACCTCTCTACCTGAGATATTAACATCTGCTTATGCTTCTTATATGCACGCTCCAGGAATCTCTGTAGGAAATGCTATTGGATCGTGTATCTGTAATCTTGGATTAGTTCTTGGTGTTAGTGCAATTATCTCTCCTATTGTTGTAGATAACCACTTGAAAAAAAATGTTCTCGTATATCTTCTGTTTGTTATCTTTACTGCAATCATAGGATACGATGGATTCTCCCCTATTGATGGAATATTATTGTTGATATTGTTTGTTCTTTATCTAAAATGGACAATTAAGAACGGATCGATCGGAATTGAATTAGAAGAAAAAAATGTAAAAGAAGACACATCAATAGCATTTTCATTAGTTTTACTTATAATAGGACTGGTTGGTGTTTTAGTTGGAGCGGAGTTTTTTGTTGAAGGGGCTAAAAAAATAGCCATATCATTAAATATCTCTGATAAGATCATTGGATTTACACTGGTTGCGTTTGGAACATCTCTTCCTGAGTTAATGGTCTCCTTGGCAGCTGCAAAGAGAAATCTTGGTAGTATGGTTTTAGGGAATGTGGTTGGAAGTAATATTGCAGATATTGGAGGAGCTCTTGCAATGGGAAGTTTATTTATGTATCTTCCAGCAGAAAATTTACAGATGCTTATTTTATTAATAATGAGCTTACTTCTCTACCTATTTGCAAGATATTCAAAAATCGGCAGATGGCAAGGAATGTTATTTATTATCCTCTATGTGATAGCAATAGCGTCTTTGGGGATGGGATGA
- the tfrB gene encoding fumarate reductase (CoM/CoB) subunit TfrB yields MVKITIKRFDGIKSYFESYNVPENITVLEALDYINKKFGANILFRYSCRNGQCGSCALTINGEPKLACETKVEEGMIIEPLKGFNVVKDLVVDREQYYKKLTSIKNHLIKEKFPEDLERIPQDVVEKNKDLRGCIDCLSCLSLCPSRDVSEYPGATFMRQLARFAFDIRDEEDRERIAFFENIYNCTTCAKCVEVCPKEIDIVHRAIEQLRHLAFSKGYRLDSHLKVRENVLKYNRSVVEEKLPLLKQVSDFYPAEDEKLKVAFFTGCLVDFRLQDVGKEAIKVLNAHGISVVIPKTQVCCGSPFFRTGQRDVAEKLKEKNLKIFNNLDVDYVITICAGCGSTLKNDYKERNFEVRDITEVLTEVGLLNYKPIKMRITYHDPCHLKRGQGIWKEPREILKSIPELEFVDMEARCCGAGGGVRSGKPEIANLIGKRRAKMIYDLKVDAVITVCPFCEYHIRDCLDKFRVETGDVKKSVDVMNIVSLLSKVI; encoded by the coding sequence ATGGTAAAAATAACAATTAAAAGATTTGATGGAATAAAAAGCTACTTCGAAAGTTATAACGTTCCAGAGAATATAACTGTATTGGAGGCATTAGATTACATCAATAAAAAATTTGGGGCAAATATCTTATTTAGATACTCCTGTAGAAATGGGCAGTGTGGAAGTTGTGCACTAACTATAAACGGAGAGCCAAAGTTGGCATGTGAAACAAAAGTAGAGGAGGGAATGATAATAGAGCCGTTGAAAGGTTTTAATGTAGTTAAAGATCTTGTTGTCGATAGAGAGCAGTATTACAAAAAATTAACAAGCATAAAAAACCATCTTATAAAGGAAAAGTTTCCAGAAGACCTCGAACGTATACCTCAAGATGTGGTAGAAAAAAACAAAGATCTGAGAGGATGTATCGATTGTTTATCCTGCCTTTCTCTATGTCCATCAAGAGATGTTAGCGAATATCCCGGAGCAACGTTTATGAGGCAGTTGGCAAGGTTTGCCTTTGACATTAGAGATGAGGAAGATAGGGAGAGGATTGCATTTTTTGAGAATATTTATAACTGCACAACTTGTGCTAAGTGTGTTGAAGTTTGTCCAAAAGAGATCGATATAGTTCACAGGGCTATCGAGCAGTTGAGACATTTAGCGTTTAGTAAAGGATATAGGTTGGATAGTCATTTAAAAGTTAGAGAGAATGTTTTAAAATATAATAGGAGTGTTGTCGAAGAAAAACTCCCCCTCTTGAAACAGGTATCTGATTTTTATCCTGCTGAAGATGAGAAATTAAAAGTTGCATTTTTTACTGGATGTTTGGTTGATTTTCGACTTCAAGATGTTGGAAAAGAGGCAATTAAAGTATTAAACGCTCATGGTATTTCTGTGGTTATTCCCAAAACCCAAGTTTGTTGTGGATCTCCGTTTTTTAGAACTGGGCAAAGGGATGTTGCAGAAAAATTAAAAGAGAAAAATTTAAAAATATTCAATAATTTGGATGTAGATTATGTTATAACGATCTGTGCTGGCTGCGGAAGCACGTTAAAAAACGATTATAAGGAGAGAAATTTTGAGGTTAGGGATATAACAGAGGTATTAACAGAAGTTGGACTTTTAAATTATAAGCCCATAAAGATGAGGATAACTTATCACGATCCATGCCATTTAAAAAGAGGGCAGGGTATATGGAAAGAACCGAGAGAGATTTTAAAATCAATTCCTGAACTTGAATTTGTAGATATGGAGGCAAGATGTTGTGGAGCTGGGGGTGGAGTTAGAAGTGGAAAACCTGAGATCGCTAATTTGATCGGAAAGAGAAGGGCAAAAATGATATATGATTTAAAGGTTGATGCAGTTATTACTGTCTGTCCTTTTTGTGAATATCATATAAGAGATTGTTTAGATAAATTTAGAGTAGAGACAGGAGATGTTAAAAAAAGTGTTGATGTTATGAATATTGTATCTCTACTTTCAAAGGTTATCTAA
- a CDS encoding methanogenesis marker 7 protein — translation MYEIVRYEGGVYKNNIFKEWIEDIGGFIIQEHIMQLDVYMTLAVPQNELENLREEAKKYKGKIIETPLAGTEIAVVAPSLSRHHLPHTACDISEYLRRFGAKPNMIGLARGVGRDIAQLREKEKRLIEEHDLAVYVMGNFEDCIKNKTHLFDVDIPVVITGGPQTLDIPYPYVGDLGRRSHRLRHGEEIRALRKMVEVITELINERRRELSYDPPIVPPVVVKDEIEKQVDEVYSILSPMPIVTQLDGLRVKLDYDKYAEKISNVKVKNYKLSDIAEIKRSEMKNYILIKIKPKSEVEFEMREKNE, via the coding sequence ATGTATGAGATTGTTAGATACGAAGGAGGAGTTTATAAAAACAACATCTTTAAGGAATGGATCGAAGATATTGGGGGATTTATAATTCAAGAGCATATAATGCAGTTGGATGTTTATATGACCTTAGCAGTTCCTCAAAACGAACTTGAAAATCTAAGAGAAGAAGCAAAAAAATATAAAGGAAAAATTATCGAAACACCACTCGCAGGAACTGAAATAGCTGTCGTAGCTCCAAGTTTATCGAGACATCATCTACCTCATACCGCATGCGACATTTCAGAATACCTAAGAAGATTTGGGGCAAAACCAAACATGATCGGATTAGCGAGAGGAGTTGGGAGAGATATAGCACAACTTAGAGAAAAAGAAAAAAGATTAATCGAAGAGCATGATTTAGCTGTTTATGTTATGGGTAATTTTGAGGATTGTATTAAAAATAAGACCCATCTATTTGACGTAGATATACCTGTTGTGATAACAGGAGGGCCACAAACACTCGACATTCCCTACCCATATGTTGGAGATCTGGGAAGAAGGAGCCATAGGTTAAGGCATGGAGAAGAGATAAGGGCTCTGAGAAAGATGGTTGAAGTTATAACCGAACTGATAAACGAAAGAAGGAGAGAACTCTCTTACGATCCGCCAATAGTTCCTCCAGTTGTTGTTAAGGATGAGATAGAAAAACAGGTTGATGAAGTTTATTCAATACTCTCTCCAATGCCAATAGTAACTCAACTTGATGGTTTGAGAGTTAAGTTGGATTATGACAAATATGCTGAAAAGATATCTAATGTCAAAGTTAAAAACTATAAATTAAGCGATATAGCAGAAATTAAAAGAAGTGAAATGAAAAACTATATTTTAATAAAGATAAAACCAAAATCAGAAGTAGAATTTGAAATGAGGGAGAAAAATGAATGA
- a CDS encoding DUF2209 family protein, producing MIKVLAIDVSGRHKEEGTFFRVYAGVILEIKADRIVHVEKIDVMIKEGKSQKLRDIVKEFKEFVDKMGHEFDYILCEKGEFFNLPNESVSAILKKEVIFPKTRGELEAINIAHHVSYSVRKLLIKSKGSG from the coding sequence GTGATTAAAGTATTAGCGATCGATGTTTCAGGAAGGCATAAAGAGGAAGGAACTTTTTTTAGGGTCTATGCAGGAGTTATATTAGAAATAAAAGCAGATCGAATTGTTCACGTTGAAAAAATAGATGTTATGATTAAAGAAGGAAAAAGTCAGAAATTGAGAGACATAGTAAAAGAGTTTAAAGAGTTTGTTGATAAAATGGGTCATGAGTTTGACTATATCCTATGTGAAAAAGGAGAATTTTTTAACTTACCCAATGAGTCGGTCTCAGCGATACTAAAAAAAGAGGTCATATTTCCAAAAACAAGAGGAGAATTGGAGGCAATAAATATAGCTCATCATGTCTCTTACTCTGTAAGAAAACTGCTGATAAAAAGTAAGGGGAGTGGTTAA
- a CDS encoding translation initiation factor IF-2 subunit beta — translation MSDLESIDYYDYKALLKRARSQIPEYVFQKDRFELPEIEILIEGNRTIIRNFRELAKAVNREEEFFAKYLLKETGSAGNLEGGRLILQRRINPELLKSRINDFLKEYVICRECGKPDTKIIKEGRVHMLKCMACGAIRPIRMI, via the coding sequence ATGAGTGATCTTGAAAGTATCGATTATTACGATTATAAAGCATTATTGAAAAGAGCAAGAAGTCAAATCCCAGAATATGTATTCCAAAAAGATAGATTCGAGCTTCCAGAGATTGAAATACTAATAGAAGGGAATAGAACAATTATTAGGAATTTTAGAGAGTTGGCAAAGGCGGTAAACAGAGAAGAGGAATTTTTCGCAAAGTATCTATTGAAAGAGACAGGTAGTGCTGGAAACTTAGAAGGAGGAAGATTAATACTCCAAAGAAGAATAAACCCAGAATTGTTAAAATCAAGAATTAATGACTTCTTAAAAGAATATGTAATATGTAGAGAGTGCGGGAAACCAGATACTAAGATTATTAAAGAAGGAAGAGTGCACATGCTTAAATGTATGGCTTGTGGGGCTATAAGGCCAATAAGAATGATCTAA
- a CDS encoding 50S ribosomal protein L37e, with translation MSKGTPSMGRRNKGSLHIRCRRCGRRAYHVRKKRCAACGFPNKRMRKYSWQNKKVNGKRIK, from the coding sequence ATGTCAAAGGGAACTCCATCAATGGGTAGAAGAAACAAGGGGTCATTACATATAAGATGTAGAAGATGTGGAAGAAGAGCTTACCACGTAAGAAAAAAGAGATGTGCTGCATGTGGATTTCCAAATAAGAGAATGAGAAAATACTCATGGCAAAATAAAAAAGTAAATGGTAAGAGAATAAAATAA
- a CDS encoding RecB-family nuclease — protein sequence MFVCLHNTYSSKQVEEFGRIAYGFDVNTVVITKATASAAQSGIPILHKLAYKLKKNILFFEELDDAIEVLRPEKVILIGNKSICDEKLDFDEVGENDLIVFCGASTGFTKLELEKGIGRYIVENEIGALGNLAIFLYGMNKK from the coding sequence ATGTTCGTGTGCTTACACAACACGTACAGTTCTAAGCAGGTTGAAGAGTTTGGAAGAATTGCATATGGTTTTGATGTTAACACGGTTGTTATAACAAAAGCCACGGCATCTGCCGCTCAAAGTGGTATTCCTATCCTCCACAAATTGGCTTATAAATTAAAAAAGAACATATTGTTTTTTGAAGAGTTAGACGATGCTATTGAAGTTTTGAGACCGGAAAAAGTAATTTTAATCGGAAATAAAAGTATATGTGATGAGAAACTTGATTTTGATGAGGTTGGAGAAAACGATTTGATTGTTTTTTGTGGTGCATCCACTGGATTTACAAAGTTAGAGTTAGAGAAGGGAATTGGGAGGTATATAGTTGAAAATGAGATTGGGGCTCTTGGAAATTTAGCAATATTCTTGTATGGGATGAACAAAAAATAG
- the cobM gene encoding precorrin-4 C(11)-methyltransferase, whose protein sequence is MEKKVIIVGAGPGDPELITIKGKKALESADVVVYAGSLVNEELLKYCKDGVEIYNSASMNLSEIINTIVEAVNSGKKVVRLHTGDPSIYGAIKEQIDELSKRGIDVEIIPGVSSLFAATASLKVELTLPDVSQTVIITRPEGRTPKPEKEKIRDLARHKATMVIFLGVSMIDKVVKELLSGGYEENTPVAVVYHASWSDEKIVRGTLKDISEKVKREGIKKTALIIVGEVLNPKYYSYSKLYDEKFEHGFRGKIRNKE, encoded by the coding sequence ATGGAAAAAAAAGTTATTATAGTTGGAGCAGGTCCAGGAGATCCTGAATTAATAACTATAAAAGGCAAGAAAGCATTAGAATCAGCAGATGTTGTTGTTTATGCAGGATCTCTTGTTAATGAAGAGCTTTTAAAATATTGTAAAGATGGAGTTGAGATATACAACAGTGCGAGTATGAATCTCAGTGAAATTATTAATACCATAGTTGAAGCAGTTAACAGTGGAAAAAAGGTTGTAAGATTGCATACTGGAGATCCTTCGATTTATGGGGCAATAAAAGAGCAAATTGATGAGTTATCAAAGAGGGGCATAGATGTTGAAATAATTCCGGGAGTTAGTTCTCTGTTTGCAGCAACTGCCTCATTAAAAGTTGAATTAACTCTTCCTGATGTTTCTCAGACGGTTATAATAACAAGACCGGAAGGGAGAACACCAAAACCAGAAAAAGAGAAAATTAGAGATTTAGCAAGACATAAAGCAACTATGGTTATTTTTTTAGGAGTTTCTATGATTGATAAGGTCGTTAAAGAACTTTTAAGTGGGGGCTATGAAGAAAACACTCCCGTAGCTGTGGTTTATCATGCATCGTGGAGTGATGAGAAGATCGTTAGAGGAACCTTGAAGGATATTTCGGAAAAGGTAAAAAGAGAAGGAATCAAAAAAACGGCTTTGATTATAGTGGGAGAGGTGCTAAATCCTAAGTATTATTCTTATTCTAAGCTTTACGATGAGAAGTTTGAACATGGATTTAGAGGAAAAATAAGAAATAAAGAATAA
- a CDS encoding 2-phosphoglycerate kinase, translated as MDLQNDIVVRGKSYEMPFSKGVLARSLTAAGLKPSIAYRIAWDIYEMLKKENVKVIDKTDLRRRVYYYLISKNYDEVAKKYLLWRMVLGRRPIVILIGGASGVGTSTIAFEIASRLGISSVIGTDSIREVMRKVISRELIPTLYESSYTAWRVLRDDEENKYIKGFERHSEAVLTGVEGVIDRCLVEGQSVILEGTHLVPTLLKDKYLENAHVIFIVLTIYNEKLHKMRFYARGRVSSRPTERYLKHFKIIRLINDYMVETAKKRGIPVVENIKISETVEKCLNIITERLKTMIELEGLSEEDMLEEEA; from the coding sequence ATGGACTTACAAAACGATATAGTAGTGAGAGGGAAGTCCTATGAAATGCCATTCTCCAAGGGAGTTTTAGCGAGATCACTAACCGCTGCTGGACTAAAACCAAGTATTGCTTATCGAATCGCTTGGGATATATATGAAATGTTAAAAAAAGAAAATGTTAAAGTTATAGATAAAACAGACCTAAGAAGAAGGGTCTATTATTATCTAATCTCTAAAAACTACGATGAAGTTGCCAAAAAATACCTACTTTGGAGAATGGTTCTTGGAAGAAGACCGATTGTAATTCTAATAGGAGGAGCGAGTGGTGTTGGAACATCGACTATTGCATTTGAAATTGCCTCTCGATTAGGAATTTCCAGCGTGATAGGAACTGATTCAATAAGAGAAGTTATGAGAAAAGTTATCTCAAGGGAGCTTATACCAACTCTTTATGAGTCAAGTTATACTGCATGGAGAGTTTTAAGAGATGACGAAGAGAATAAATACATAAAAGGATTTGAAAGGCACTCTGAGGCAGTTCTAACAGGAGTAGAGGGAGTTATTGATAGATGTTTAGTTGAAGGGCAGAGCGTTATCTTAGAAGGAACTCACCTCGTTCCAACCCTCTTAAAAGATAAATACTTAGAAAATGCACACGTTATTTTTATTGTTCTTACTATATATAACGAAAAACTCCATAAAATGAGATTTTACGCACGGGGAAGGGTTTCAAGTAGGCCAACTGAGAGATACTTAAAACATTTTAAGATAATTCGCTTAATAAATGATTACATGGTAGAAACTGCAAAAAAACGAGGCATTCCAGTAGTTGAAAATATAAAAATTAGTGAAACAGTAGAAAAATGCTTAAACATAATCACTGAGCGATTAAAAACTATGATTGAATTAGAGGGGTTAAGTGAAGAGGATATGTTAGAGGAGGAAGCATAA
- a CDS encoding DUF2100 domain-containing protein: MREEQSKELIRKGISTITRLKRSGQEKIKVEKSDKKTISYKDAKPGKIDINEFKKAVYLLLEADDYLYKKAPKHELDEKESKEFCKLIIKCQNHLNKILSNFGFEIEEKDIDEDALYIVSNKKLFKKLKNKNPNLKVVCTEGMLDIEDMKKIGVPENALVGLKKKIELARKNIERFIEKYKPEKILVVIEDKKDELLYIRAKELYNAEKIDVDELLD; the protein is encoded by the coding sequence ATGAGAGAAGAACAATCAAAAGAACTAATAAGGAAAGGAATATCAACGATTACCCGATTAAAAAGATCTGGGCAGGAGAAAATTAAAGTCGAGAAATCAGATAAAAAAACAATCTCTTATAAAGATGCAAAACCCGGAAAAATAGATATAAACGAATTTAAAAAAGCAGTTTATTTACTACTGGAAGCGGACGATTACCTCTATAAAAAAGCTCCAAAGCATGAATTGGACGAAAAAGAATCAAAAGAGTTTTGTAAACTAATTATAAAATGTCAAAATCACTTAAACAAGATCTTATCTAACTTTGGATTTGAAATTGAAGAAAAAGATATAGATGAAGATGCATTATACATTGTTTCAAATAAAAAACTATTTAAAAAACTGAAAAATAAAAATCCTAATTTAAAAGTTGTTTGCACAGAAGGAATGCTTGATATTGAGGATATGAAAAAAATAGGGGTTCCAGAAAACGCGTTGGTTGGATTAAAGAAAAAAATAGAACTTGCAAGGAAAAATATTGAAAGATTCATTGAAAAATATAAACCAGAAAAAATTTTAGTTGTAATTGAAGATAAAAAAGATGAGTTATTATATATTAGAGCGAAAGAACTGTATAATGCTGAAAAGATCGATGTAGATGAGTTGCTGGACTAA
- a CDS encoding ornithine cyclodeaminase has protein sequence MFMREIELRGHIIDSLILPKVFDKILDMGGDYKVLEFEIGKKKTDPSYAKILVIGRDERHVDEILSELRDLGAEIPEIEDVELKPAEKDMVFPEGFYSTTNHKTFIRYKGKWIEVENQKMDGGIVVYPEEMRAEVKTIRNVKKGDLIVVGHKGVRVIPPEKPREGGGLFEFMKSDASSEKPKETIIRKIAKEMYEIKEKYKKTGKGGIVVVAGPAIIHTGAGWALAKLIKMGYVQALFAGNALATHDIESVLYGTSLGVDLKTGRSVPGGHSHHLRAINTIMRAGSIKKAVEDGILDRGVMYECVKNNIPYVLAGSIRDDGPLPDVITDVVKAQEMMRETLKGKDMVLMLSTMLHSIATGNLLPSWVKTICVDINPAVVTKLMDRGTSQALGIVTDVGVFLPMLIEELEKLEKEKEIAKKSKN, from the coding sequence ATGTTTATGAGAGAAATCGAATTAAGAGGGCATATAATCGATAGTTTAATTCTTCCAAAGGTCTTCGATAAGATCTTAGACATGGGAGGGGATTACAAGGTCTTAGAATTTGAAATCGGAAAGAAGAAGACAGATCCGAGTTATGCAAAAATACTTGTGATAGGTAGAGATGAGAGACACGTTGATGAGATATTAAGTGAATTAAGGGATTTAGGAGCTGAGATTCCAGAGATCGAAGATGTGGAACTAAAACCAGCTGAAAAGGATATGGTATTTCCAGAAGGATTTTACTCCACAACAAACCATAAAACCTTTATCAGGTATAAAGGAAAATGGATAGAAGTCGAAAATCAAAAAATGGATGGAGGAATTGTTGTTTACCCAGAAGAGATGAGAGCTGAGGTAAAAACAATCAGAAACGTTAAGAAAGGGGACTTAATAGTTGTTGGTCATAAGGGAGTTAGAGTTATTCCACCAGAGAAACCAAGAGAAGGAGGAGGGCTATTTGAATTTATGAAATCAGACGCCTCCTCAGAAAAACCAAAAGAAACTATCATAAGAAAAATTGCAAAAGAGATGTATGAGATAAAAGAAAAATATAAAAAAACAGGAAAAGGAGGAATCGTTGTTGTTGCTGGTCCAGCCATAATACACACGGGAGCTGGCTGGGCATTAGCAAAACTCATAAAAATGGGATATGTTCAGGCATTATTTGCTGGAAATGCCTTAGCAACACACGATATAGAGAGTGTTTTATATGGAACATCCTTAGGAGTAGATTTAAAAACAGGACGAAGTGTTCCAGGAGGGCATAGTCATCATTTAAGAGCTATAAACACAATTATGAGAGCAGGGAGTATAAAAAAGGCGGTTGAAGATGGAATACTTGATAGGGGCGTTATGTATGAATGTGTAAAAAACAACATCCCCTACGTGCTTGCAGGAAGTATAAGAGATGATGGCCCACTACCAGATGTTATCACAGACGTTGTTAAAGCCCAAGAAATGATGAGAGAAACATTGAAAGGAAAAGACATGGTTTTAATGCTCTCCACAATGCTACACTCAATAGCAACAGGTAATCTCCTCCCCTCATGGGTTAAAACCATCTGCGTGGATATAAATCCAGCCGTTGTAACGAAGTTGATGGATAGAGGAACATCTCAAGCCCTTGGAATAGTTACCGATGTTGGTGTCTTTCTACCAATGCTAATCGAAGAATTGGAAAAACTCGAAAAAGAGAAAGAAATCGCTAAAAAATCCAAAAATTAA